From one Gracilibacillus salinarum genomic stretch:
- a CDS encoding nuclease-related domain-containing protein translates to MRRKPLELQVFEYISRRKSLSEAESNKYRKLRRGYEGEVLFESYVTGLSDQLLSIGDIWLSCNGKFFQIDHLLFGKNTIYLYEIKNFPGEYYYENDKLYVRSGKLMDDPLTQLQRCETLFAQLLEKLRVHVPIQAAVVFVNPECTLFQAPLSSRIILPTQLNYYFKQFQESNKLHPTFNKLAEKLNTIRLAEPPYQQLPEFHYQELKKGIPCKWCHHFCTREGKLCHCANCGQLETVQSAIMRMVTEFKTLYPEEPVTRSRLLDWCENMVTTKQISYTLQKHFNIEGTGRGSHYVESRT, encoded by the coding sequence ATGCGCAGGAAACCGTTGGAGTTGCAAGTCTTTGAATATATCAGTCGCAGGAAAAGTCTATCAGAGGCAGAGTCAAATAAATACCGAAAGTTGCGAAGGGGATATGAAGGGGAGGTGCTGTTTGAATCGTATGTAACCGGATTATCCGATCAGCTACTATCGATTGGTGATATCTGGCTGTCCTGTAACGGAAAGTTCTTCCAAATTGATCACCTACTATTCGGCAAAAACACCATCTATCTGTATGAGATCAAAAACTTTCCCGGGGAATATTATTACGAAAACGACAAATTATATGTCCGATCTGGAAAATTGATGGACGATCCATTAACACAACTACAACGATGCGAAACGTTATTTGCCCAGTTGCTGGAAAAGTTACGCGTGCATGTTCCAATCCAAGCAGCAGTTGTATTTGTAAACCCCGAGTGTACTTTGTTCCAAGCTCCGTTATCATCTCGAATTATACTACCTACCCAGTTGAACTACTACTTCAAACAATTTCAAGAATCGAATAAACTCCATCCCACATTTAATAAATTGGCAGAAAAACTGAATACGATCCGTTTAGCAGAACCGCCTTATCAGCAATTACCTGAATTCCATTATCAAGAATTGAAAAAAGGTATTCCGTGTAAATGGTGTCATCACTTCTGCACAAGAGAAGGAAAGTTATGCCACTGCGCCAACTGTGGACAACTGGAGACTGTTCAATCGGCGATAATGAGAATGGTAACAGAATTTAAAACATTGTACCCCGAAGAACCAGTTACCAGAAGCAGATTGCTAGATTGGTGCGAAAATATGGTTACAACAAAGCAAATAAGCTACACATTACAAAAACATTTTAACATCGAGGGTACAGGAAGGGGGTCCCATTACGTAGAATCAAGAACATAG
- a CDS encoding acyltransferase family protein, which translates to MKGIGLFRSSRNNLFSWKEVIPINRDRSIDYFKGLLVIGMVYAHVLQFFSDSTLYPSTSIITSFFNLITFSGFVFCFGYVGQLAYYRKPFASVYKKMLMTGLKTLVAFYLSGVAFQLYVEGQPLNFDTILPIVLLQIIPGWSEFLVAFALIIVIGVVLFHGFVWLSERPVLLWTTAVILLSATWMDLSQVESSVIGLIVGTDQFPTFPVLLYMPFYLIGIYFAKYPIGFRWKYLLFSMLGTSLFVYFLASHHFQLPDRFPPSVYWITGPTFFLYIYFVISKRLNEWTNGLKFLRIIGENTLFYLLMSNIFIFSLDHAMPLFITGPWSGFFFTVIILGIITFMVRIVTVFPEKERRETVGS; encoded by the coding sequence GTGAAAGGGATTGGATTGTTCCGTTCAAGTCGGAACAATCTATTTTCTTGGAAGGAAGTGATTCCGATAAACAGGGATCGGTCAATCGATTATTTTAAAGGTCTATTAGTTATAGGTATGGTGTATGCGCATGTGTTGCAATTTTTCAGCGATTCAACTTTGTATCCTTCCACTTCTATCATCACGTCATTTTTTAATCTGATTACATTCTCCGGTTTTGTTTTTTGCTTTGGCTATGTAGGACAGCTTGCTTATTATCGAAAACCTTTTGCTAGTGTTTATAAAAAGATGCTAATGACAGGCTTAAAAACGCTGGTTGCTTTCTACTTATCAGGAGTGGCCTTCCAGTTATATGTGGAGGGTCAGCCGTTAAATTTTGATACCATTCTGCCTATTGTTTTGTTGCAAATCATACCGGGATGGTCGGAGTTTCTTGTAGCTTTTGCATTGATCATCGTAATTGGTGTGGTCTTGTTTCATGGCTTTGTGTGGCTGTCGGAAAGACCAGTATTACTATGGACAACTGCTGTTATTCTGCTGTCGGCTACTTGGATGGATCTTAGTCAGGTTGAATCTTCTGTTATCGGGCTCATAGTAGGGACGGATCAATTTCCGACTTTTCCTGTCCTGCTATACATGCCGTTTTATTTGATCGGGATTTATTTCGCTAAATATCCAATTGGCTTCAGGTGGAAGTACTTATTATTCTCGATGCTTGGAACTAGCTTGTTTGTGTATTTTTTGGCTAGTCATCATTTCCAATTGCCGGACCGTTTTCCTCCATCGGTTTATTGGATTACAGGGCCAACCTTTTTTCTTTATATCTATTTTGTTATCTCCAAGCGGCTGAACGAATGGACGAACGGGCTTAAGTTCCTGCGCATTATCGGAGAAAATACATTATTCTATCTATTAATGAGTAATATTTTTATTTTTTCATTAGATCATGCAATGCCGTTATTTATAACAGGACCGTGGTCTGGCTTCTTTTTTACTGTAATAATATTGGGGATTATCACTTTTATGGTCAGGATCGTGACAGTATTTCCCGAGAAAGAAAGGAGAGAGACAGTTGGCTCATAA